CGCGGGACACCAGTTAACAGGGACATCGGCGAGATACGCCAAGCCTTTTTCGTAAAGGCGGAGGAAAATCCATTGTGTCCATCTGTAATATTCGGGCAGGGAGGTGTCAATTTCGCGCGACCAATCGTAAGAGAAACCGAACCTTTGCATCTGCTGGCGAAAAGTGGTAGTGTTCCGTTGTGTAATATGTGCGGGATGTTCATTTTCACGGACGGCTGTCCGTTCTGTCGGAAGTCCGAAGGCATCCCAACCCATTGGGTGCATGACGTGGTAGCCCTGCATCCGCCGGAAATTCGCAAGGACGTCGGTGGGTAGGTAGTTTTTTGAGTGTCCCACGTGTAGCCCTGCCCCTGAAGTATAGGGGAACATTCCCAGCACGTAGAATTTCGGTTTTTTCGCGAGGGTCTCGATATCGTTTGGAATTTTGAATGCTTCTTTTTCTTGCCACGCGGCTTGCCAATACGGTTCTATTTCTGCCGGGACGTAAGGATGGTTTTCCATTTCGCGTTCGTCTCCTTTTTTATCCTATCCACAGTGGTTTTATGAATATAAATTTTACCACATCCGCGTTGTATTGTCAAGCGGACGATTCTTAGGCACAGGGTCATCTATGGTGAATTATGAAAATAAGTTTACATTAGAAGCGTAAACCCGTACCTCTACTAGCGAGGTTTCACCGCCCTACAGGAGAACTGATACCAAATCTGAAAAATAAAGTCGCATTATAGAGGGTGTGGAACTCTATGCGGTATCCGCATGTAAGAGCGCAATGAATTGCGCTACTACGAACGGGTTTTTCCTTAAAATAAGAAAATAAGAAACGTTCATTTAGAAATGGTATGAATAGTTGACGATTTGCCATAAACTTTTGAAAAAAAATCAAAAGTATTGTAAAATAATAGTGTTATACTTTATTCTATAAATGAGGAAAATGTCTCCATTTACAAGACCTTGATTGTCGCGTTAACGCTTGATGAGGGAACTTATGAAGAACAAACTATCTCGACGACAATTTCTACGTTATGGCACACTCACAGCAACATCTGCAGCGGTCAGTTTCGGATTTTTAGGGTGTAGCCGAGCGTTGATTCAAAAAGTGCCAGGCTTTAGACCCCCTCCGCCTTATGAATTCACGTCGACACCAAATCGTCTCCTCGACCTTCCAGAGGGATTTACGGCACACGCTTTTTCGAGGACGGGTGAACTCATGGACGATGGACTGTGGGTACCGGGCGGACACGATGGTATGGCAGCTTATCCCGGTCCTAACGGCAAAACCATCCTGATCCGAAATCATGAATTGACCGCCACTGCCAAAAACGTCGGACCCTTTGGATGGAATAACGAAAAGATTGAGCCTGCTGCGATTGACAAATTCTACGACGCTGGATCCGGTGAACTACCGTGTCTCGGTGGGACAACGACGCTTGTCTACGATACACGGACACAGACACTGGAGAAACATTTCTTGAGTTTGACAGGGACGATCCGGAATTGTGCCGGTGGCCTCACGCCTTGGAACACGTGGATAACCTGCGAAGAAACCGTCCAGAAAGCAGAAGAGACATACGAAGTGGAACATGGGTATAATTTTGAGGTGCCGGTTTCTACCGACATAGGATTAGCCGATCCGATCCCGTTGAAAGCGATGGGACGTTTCAATCATGAGGCAGTCGCTGTTGATCCGAAAACTGGAATCGTCTATCAAACAGAAGACAGGGGCGATAGTTTAATCTACCGATTTATCCCAGAGAAGCCGGGTGAACTCGCGGCAGGTGGCAAACTTCAGGCACTGAAAATTCGTGATATGAAAAGCGCAGATACCCAAAACTGGAAAAGCAGGATGCAGAAGATTTTTCCGTGGACGTACAACCCGATTCCCGTCGGTGAAACTTTCGCAGTTGAATGGGTGGATATTGAGAACGTGGAATCGCCGGATGACGACCTTCGTATACAGGGTGCCGAAGGTAAAGACGCGGCGAAGTTCGCACGCGGAGAAGGGATTTGGTACGGCAATAGTCAAGAACTGGGAGAATTCTATATCGCCTGCACGAATGGTGGTATTGCCTACAAAGGGCAGATTTGGAAATACATCCCAAGTCCTTCCGAAGGCACGAGCCGCGAGGCACAGGAACCCGGCACGCTTCAACTTTTCGTTGAACCAAATGACAGGAATCTCATGGAAAACGCCGATAACCTGACTGTCACGCCGTGGGGAGATTTAATCATCTGTGAAGACGGTCCAGAAGAGGAGTTTCTGATTGGGATAACGCCTGAAGGACATCTCTATCGGTTTGCGCGAAATGCCGGTAATATGTCAGAACTGGCGGGGGCGACGTTCTCGCCGGATGGGACAACGCTCTTTGTGAACATTCAGAGTCATGGGATTACGTTGGCGATCACGGGTCCGTGGCATGAGATTCGACAGCGCAGACTCGTATGAAACAGACCCGTTAGGGCTCGGCAATTTTAGATTTCCTTTGCGGCTTCCCT
This genomic window from Candidatus Poribacteria bacterium contains:
- a CDS encoding DUF839 domain-containing protein codes for the protein MKNKLSRRQFLRYGTLTATSAAVSFGFLGCSRALIQKVPGFRPPPPYEFTSTPNRLLDLPEGFTAHAFSRTGELMDDGLWVPGGHDGMAAYPGPNGKTILIRNHELTATAKNVGPFGWNNEKIEPAAIDKFYDAGSGELPCLGGTTTLVYDTRTQTLEKHFLSLTGTIRNCAGGLTPWNTWITCEETVQKAEETYEVEHGYNFEVPVSTDIGLADPIPLKAMGRFNHEAVAVDPKTGIVYQTEDRGDSLIYRFIPEKPGELAAGGKLQALKIRDMKSADTQNWKSRMQKIFPWTYNPIPVGETFAVEWVDIENVESPDDDLRIQGAEGKDAAKFARGEGIWYGNSQELGEFYIACTNGGIAYKGQIWKYIPSPSEGTSREAQEPGTLQLFVEPNDRNLMENADNLTVTPWGDLIICEDGPEEEFLIGITPEGHLYRFARNAGNMSELAGATFSPDGTTLFVNIQSHGITLAITGPWHEIRQRRLV